One Alkaliphilus sp. B6464 genomic window carries:
- the gmk gene encoding guanylate kinase, producing MVSKGLLVVVSGPSGAGKGTICKELLKNNSQIKVSISATTRLPRTGEEDGVNYFFINRDKFENMIDGDDFLEYAMVYDNYYGTPKQYVMNNLENGNDVLLEIDIVGALQIKERFEDAVFIFILPPSLEELKNRIIGRGTETLSDIEKRYGSAISEIKQVIKYDYAVVNDDVTRAVKDIEAIIRAEKSKVLRNYEKILSKF from the coding sequence ATGGTTAGTAAAGGCTTGCTAGTTGTGGTATCTGGACCATCTGGAGCAGGAAAAGGAACTATTTGTAAAGAATTATTAAAAAATAATTCTCAAATTAAGGTTTCAATATCAGCTACTACTAGATTACCCAGGACTGGAGAAGAAGATGGAGTAAATTATTTCTTTATTAATAGAGATAAATTTGAAAATATGATAGATGGTGATGATTTTTTAGAATATGCCATGGTTTATGATAATTATTATGGAACACCTAAACAATATGTTATGAATAACTTAGAAAATGGCAATGATGTGTTACTAGAGATAGATATTGTAGGTGCCCTGCAAATTAAGGAAAGATTTGAGGATGCAGTATTTATTTTTATTTTACCTCCTTCCTTAGAGGAATTAAAAAATAGAATTATAGGAAGAGGAACAGAAACCCTATCAGATATTGAAAAACGCTATGGTTCTGCTATTTCTGAAATTAAACAGGTGATTAAATACGATTATGCTGTTGTTAATGATGATGTAACTAGAGCTGTCAAAGATATCGAAGCTATTATAAGGGCAGAAAAATCTAAGGTTTTAAGAAATTATGAAAAAATATTATCAAAATTTTAA
- the coaBC gene encoding bifunctional phosphopantothenoylcysteine decarboxylase/phosphopantothenate--cysteine ligase CoaBC yields MLKNTNVVLGVTGGIAAYKACDIVSRLKKLQANVDVIMTKSATEMVQPHTFQALSQNPVITDTFSTPRYWDIEHISLAQKADILLVAPATANIIGKVANGISDDMLSTTIMASTAKVIFAPAMNTKMYENRIVQQNIEKLTSLGYQFIEPASGRLACGDIGRGKLADVDEIIEFVINIAKPNRDLEGKKVLITAGPTRESLDPVRFITNHSSGKMGYSLAEAAVERGADVTLISGPTNLCPPKGVRLIKINTTLDMYNAVMKNYIDQHIIIKSAAVADYRPETVSTSKIKKNEGNLTLTLVRNPDILKELGCLKEDRVLVGFAAESDNVIENAKGKINRKNLDFIVANDITEEGAGFGTDTNIVNIIDKNGEIEKVEKSSKREIAHRILDKAKKFIK; encoded by the coding sequence ATGTTGAAAAATACAAATGTTGTACTTGGTGTAACAGGAGGAATTGCAGCATATAAAGCCTGTGATATTGTTAGTCGACTAAAGAAACTTCAGGCAAATGTGGATGTTATTATGACTAAATCTGCAACGGAAATGGTTCAGCCCCATACCTTTCAAGCCTTAAGTCAAAACCCTGTAATTACAGATACATTTAGCACACCAAGATATTGGGATATCGAACATATTTCATTAGCCCAAAAGGCCGATATCTTACTAGTAGCACCTGCAACTGCCAATATTATAGGTAAAGTTGCTAATGGTATTTCAGATGATATGCTTTCTACTACAATTATGGCATCTACTGCGAAGGTTATTTTTGCACCAGCTATGAATACTAAAATGTATGAAAATAGAATTGTACAACAAAATATAGAAAAGTTAACTTCATTAGGATATCAATTTATTGAACCAGCTTCAGGACGCCTTGCATGTGGTGATATCGGCAGAGGAAAGCTAGCCGATGTAGATGAAATTATTGAATTTGTAATAAACATAGCTAAACCTAATAGGGATTTAGAAGGAAAAAAGGTTTTGATAACAGCTGGTCCAACTAGGGAATCTCTTGATCCTGTTAGATTTATTACTAATCATTCATCGGGTAAAATGGGGTATTCTTTGGCTGAAGCAGCTGTAGAAAGAGGAGCCGATGTAACCCTTATAAGTGGTCCTACTAACCTTTGTCCACCTAAAGGGGTTAGGCTAATTAAAATAAATACTACTTTAGACATGTACAATGCAGTAATGAAGAATTATATAGATCAACATATCATTATTAAATCTGCGGCTGTTGCAGATTATCGTCCAGAAACGGTATCCACTAGTAAAATAAAGAAAAATGAAGGAAATTTAACATTAACTCTAGTTAGGAATCCTGACATTTTGAAGGAACTTGGTTGCTTAAAGGAAGACCGGGTTTTAGTTGGATTTGCAGCAGAAAGCGATAATGTTATTGAAAATGCTAAGGGTAAGATTAATAGAAAAAACTTAGATTTTATTGTTGCAAACGATATCACAGAGGAAGGTGCTGGCTTTGGCACCGACACAAATATTGTTAATATTATCGATAAAAATGGTGAAATAGAAAAAGTAGAAAAATCAAGCAAAAGAGAAATTGCGCACCGTATTTTAGATAAAGCAAAGAAATTTATTAAATAA
- the priA gene encoding primosomal protein N', producing MSKEFKIVQVIVNNNSYQTDKLFDYEIPTHLYNKITRGMRVMVPFGRGNQRLEAYVFNVTTSSAKDMKLKKVLAVIDEQPILSEHQLRLAFWMRNQYLCKYIEAIHCLIPKGMINKERKLIILVNNQWDTLISPSQRKLKNILTTINDLGGKVYLDLLMQHIDYKEINDAIKTLLEKNIIDIKYEFNSKINIKTERYVYINVKDNRWNEALASLKNARKQKVSLEILKQQGECSVKELLYMANTGMTTLNSLKDKGYIGFMDVEVKRDPFANKSFSAFPKPVPNKEQQMAIDRIGNSIKNNINDRCLIHGITGSGKTEIYLQLIEKVIEKGKQGIVLVPEISLTPQTVSRFMGRFGDRIAVLHSSLSDGERYDEWRRIAMNEVDIVIGARSAIFAPLKNLGIIIIDEEHEHTYKSDQTPRYMATDIAEYRSQLENTVLVLGSATPSIETYHKALNGNLNLITLTKRATDAKLPHIEVVNMTKELELGNTAVFSSQLIAEMEENLKNQKQTILFLNRRGHSSVISCKSCGYVLKCEHCDITMTFHRTDERLKCHYCGQMKHVPAVCPSCNSDSIKYSGTGTQKIEDLVKHYLPTARIMRMDMDTTSRKGSHEKILESFKNQEIDILIGTQMISKGLDFPNVTLVGIISADSALNLPDFRAAERTFQLVTQVAGRAGRGLEEGRVILQTYEPNHYSIIASRNHDYEKFFQDELIIRKEFYYPPFTNLILLNFSGKDEKTVDYAANSVANHIKYILNSQGYNTFDYNILGPNPSMISKIKENYRYQILLKDVDVPFGLLKKAVKYLLIDNRNKYIPQNLTCSIDINPFTII from the coding sequence TTGAGCAAGGAATTTAAAATAGTACAGGTAATAGTAAATAATAATAGCTATCAAACTGATAAATTATTTGACTATGAAATCCCCACCCATTTATATAATAAAATAACTAGAGGAATGCGAGTAATGGTTCCATTCGGTAGAGGAAACCAAAGACTTGAAGCCTATGTATTTAATGTAACTACCTCGTCTGCCAAAGACATGAAGTTAAAAAAAGTACTTGCTGTTATAGATGAGCAACCTATTTTATCAGAACATCAATTAAGACTAGCATTTTGGATGAGAAATCAATATTTATGCAAATACATTGAGGCTATACATTGTCTAATACCTAAAGGTATGATAAATAAAGAAAGAAAATTAATTATATTAGTAAATAATCAATGGGATACATTGATTTCCCCTAGTCAACGTAAATTGAAAAATATACTTACTACAATAAATGATTTAGGTGGGAAGGTATATTTAGATTTGTTAATGCAACACATAGATTATAAGGAAATTAACGATGCTATTAAAACCTTGCTTGAAAAAAATATAATTGATATAAAATATGAATTTAATAGTAAAATAAATATAAAGACAGAGCGATATGTATATATAAATGTGAAGGATAACAGATGGAATGAAGCTTTAGCTTCGTTAAAAAATGCTAGAAAACAAAAAGTATCCTTAGAGATATTAAAACAACAGGGTGAGTGTAGTGTAAAAGAATTGTTATACATGGCCAATACTGGAATGACAACATTGAATAGTTTAAAAGATAAAGGGTATATAGGTTTTATGGATGTAGAGGTTAAAAGGGATCCATTTGCTAATAAAAGCTTTTCAGCCTTTCCAAAGCCTGTTCCTAATAAAGAGCAGCAAATGGCTATAGATAGAATAGGTAATTCTATAAAAAATAATATAAATGATAGATGCTTAATACATGGTATTACAGGTAGCGGAAAAACTGAAATTTATCTACAATTGATAGAAAAGGTAATAGAAAAGGGCAAACAAGGAATTGTTTTAGTCCCTGAAATCTCCCTTACCCCTCAGACTGTATCAAGATTTATGGGAAGGTTTGGCGACCGAATAGCTGTACTTCATAGTAGTCTTTCTGATGGAGAAAGATACGATGAATGGCGAAGAATTGCAATGAATGAGGTAGATATCGTTATAGGTGCACGATCCGCTATTTTTGCACCTCTTAAAAATCTAGGAATTATTATTATAGACGAGGAGCATGAACATACTTATAAATCTGACCAGACGCCACGATACATGGCCACTGATATTGCAGAGTATCGTAGTCAATTAGAGAACACAGTACTAGTTTTAGGATCTGCTACGCCATCCATAGAAACCTACCATAAAGCTTTAAATGGTAATCTAAATTTAATTACTTTAACAAAAAGAGCTACAGATGCAAAGCTTCCTCATATTGAAGTAGTTAATATGACAAAAGAACTAGAACTAGGAAATACGGCAGTTTTTAGCAGTCAATTAATAGCTGAAATGGAGGAAAATCTTAAAAATCAAAAGCAGACTATTTTATTTTTAAATCGTCGAGGGCATTCTAGTGTTATATCATGTAAAAGCTGTGGTTATGTTTTGAAATGTGAGCATTGTGACATTACAATGACATTTCATAGAACAGATGAAAGACTGAAATGTCATTATTGCGGACAGATGAAGCATGTACCAGCAGTATGTCCTAGTTGTAATAGTGATAGCATTAAATATTCAGGGACAGGAACCCAAAAAATTGAGGATTTAGTTAAGCACTATTTGCCAACTGCAAGAATTATGCGGATGGACATGGACACTACAAGTCGTAAAGGTTCTCATGAGAAAATACTTGAAAGTTTTAAAAATCAAGAGATTGATATTCTTATAGGTACTCAGATGATATCTAAAGGGTTAGATTTCCCTAATGTTACTCTTGTAGGTATTATTTCAGCTGATTCTGCACTGAATTTACCGGACTTTAGGGCGGCAGAAAGAACCTTTCAGTTGGTTACTCAAGTAGCCGGTAGGGCTGGTAGAGGCTTAGAAGAAGGCCGAGTAATTCTTCAAACCTACGAACCAAATCATTACAGTATTATAGCATCACGAAATCACGATTATGAAAAGTTTTTTCAAGATGAATTGATAATTAGAAAAGAATTTTATTATCCACCATTTACTAACTTAATTTTATTAAACTTTTCTGGTAAGGATGAAAAAACAGTTGATTATGCAGCTAATTCAGTTGCAAATCACATTAAATATATTTTAAATTCTCAAGGGTACAATACTTTTGATTATAATATTTTGGGTCCTAATCCAAGTATGATAAGTAAAATAAAAGAAAACTATAGATATCAAATTTTACTAAAGGATGTGGATGTACCGTTTGGATTATTAAAAAAGGCTGTAAAGTACTTATTAATAGATAATAGAAATAAATATATTCCACAAAACTTAACTTGTAGTATTGATATAAATCCATTTACAATTATTTAA
- the remA gene encoding extracellular matrix/biofilm regulator RemA → MNIKLINIGFGNIVSASRIVAIVSPESAPIKRVIQEARDRGMLIDATYGRRTRAVIVTDSDHIILSAVQPETVAHRLNSKDNTKEAENVVEGE, encoded by the coding sequence ATGAATATAAAGCTAATTAATATTGGATTCGGTAATATTGTATCTGCCAGTAGAATTGTAGCTATTGTAAGTCCAGAATCAGCTCCTATTAAAAGAGTTATTCAAGAGGCTAGAGATAGAGGGATGCTTATAGATGCTACTTACGGTAGAAGAACTAGAGCAGTAATAGTAACAGATAGTGATCATATTATTCTTTCTGCTGTTCAACCTGAAACTGTAGCACATAGATTAAACTCTAAAGATAATACAAAAGAAGCAGAAAATGTTGTTGAAGGTGAATAA
- the rpoZ gene encoding DNA-directed RNA polymerase subunit omega produces MLYPPINELLDKVDSRYTLVVAAAKRARQLIDGDEVKIVDPYSTKPVSIATQEIFEDQVLYTSGEEESN; encoded by the coding sequence ATGTTATATCCACCAATTAATGAACTATTAGATAAAGTAGATAGCAGATATACTTTAGTTGTAGCTGCGGCAAAAAGGGCAAGACAATTAATCGATGGGGATGAAGTAAAAATTGTTGATCCTTATTCCACAAAACCAGTATCAATTGCTACCCAGGAAATATTTGAAGATCAAGTACTTTACACAAGTGGAGAAGAAGAATCGAATTAA
- the def gene encoding peptide deformylase, whose protein sequence is MAIRIIRKEDDPVLRKTSKIVDKIDDKILYLLDDMIETMYDADGVGLAAPQVGILKRVIVIDVGEGIIELINPEIIYEEGNQCDSEGCLSIPGTTGEVIRPAIVRVKGLNRKGQEIIIEGEEFLARALCHEIDHLNGILFTDRVEKK, encoded by the coding sequence ATGGCAATTAGAATTATTCGTAAAGAAGATGATCCAGTACTTAGAAAGACTTCAAAGATAGTTGATAAAATCGACGATAAAATTCTCTATTTACTAGATGATATGATAGAAACAATGTATGATGCAGATGGAGTAGGGCTTGCTGCTCCACAGGTTGGAATTTTAAAAAGAGTCATAGTTATTGATGTAGGTGAAGGTATAATAGAATTAATAAATCCTGAGATTATATATGAAGAAGGTAATCAATGTGATTCTGAAGGATGTCTTAGTATACCTGGAACCACAGGAGAAGTTATAAGACCAGCTATTGTTAGAGTTAAAGGTCTAAATAGAAAAGGACAGGAAATTATTATTGAAGGTGAAGAATTTTTAGCTAGAGCACTCTGCCACGAAATTGATCACTTAAATGGAATACTGTTTACAGATAGAGTTGAAAAGAAATAG